A genomic segment from Gilvibacter sp. SZ-19 encodes:
- a CDS encoding OmpA family protein, protein MNSTSPIRSAFIALGFLLSLQLGHAQTTQLNQANKEYDKYAYIDAQKVYLQVVKDGYVSAEIYQKLGNTYFFNSDYKDAAKWYGRLVSDYAEEAEPIYYYRYALALKSLGRYEESDQMMATFVEKGGATKIATNFKANPDYLKDIAFGAIDYELSKVSANTANSDFGPAYFGENKVVFASASDTIMDGKLAVHEWNNQPYLDLFIADMDAEGDLINLKRLKGDVNTKYHESNPAFTQDLRHMYFTRNNFIDGKRGKDKTKTIRLKIYKATLSGETFWTNIQELPFNSDDYSVAHPTLSLDGKRLYFASDMPGTLGQSDIWYVTINEDGTYGDPVNVTEINTEARESFPFISESNHLYFSSDGRAGLGGLDIYMTPLNENGLPTTITNLGEPANSEKDDFGFIVRESKKIGYLSSNRDGDAGFTNDEIYRVRQCEITLEGVITDAGTGELLPGARVQLVDAENNPVGEPVIVGDDAKYSFVVACNTQYVVRADKLDYEPAERIVNTPDVTSVVDASLALIGVPCASNDLGCKLDLQPIYFDLDRFNIRPDAAVELAKILVAMQQYPELVIHIESHTDSRATDRYNEILSERRAQSTMAWLVERGIAPSRLSAKGYGETRLVNQCANGVECSEEEHQLNRRSMFIIQD, encoded by the coding sequence ATGAATTCAACCTCACCAATCAGATCAGCATTTATTGCTCTGGGATTCCTGCTTAGTTTACAACTTGGTCATGCACAGACAACACAGCTCAATCAGGCGAATAAGGAATATGACAAATACGCCTATATCGATGCTCAGAAGGTCTATTTGCAGGTAGTTAAAGACGGTTACGTCTCTGCAGAGATCTATCAGAAATTAGGAAACACCTATTTCTTTAACAGCGATTATAAAGATGCCGCCAAATGGTACGGACGTCTAGTGAGCGATTACGCAGAAGAAGCCGAACCGATCTATTACTATCGCTACGCGCTAGCCCTTAAAAGTCTAGGGCGCTACGAAGAGTCAGACCAAATGATGGCGACCTTTGTGGAAAAAGGAGGAGCAACCAAGATTGCTACCAATTTTAAAGCGAACCCTGATTATCTAAAGGATATCGCTTTTGGTGCAATAGATTACGAACTCTCTAAAGTGAGTGCCAACACTGCGAACTCCGACTTTGGCCCCGCCTATTTTGGAGAGAACAAGGTGGTATTCGCATCTGCTTCAGATACTATCATGGATGGTAAATTAGCAGTACACGAATGGAACAACCAGCCGTATTTGGATCTTTTTATTGCCGATATGGATGCCGAGGGTGATCTGATCAACCTCAAGCGTTTAAAAGGCGATGTGAACACTAAATACCACGAATCCAATCCTGCGTTCACTCAGGACTTGCGTCATATGTACTTTACGCGTAACAATTTTATAGACGGAAAACGTGGGAAAGACAAGACCAAGACCATCCGCCTAAAGATCTACAAAGCAACCTTAAGCGGCGAAACCTTTTGGACCAACATTCAAGAGCTTCCATTTAATAGCGACGATTATTCTGTGGCCCACCCAACCTTGAGTTTGGATGGTAAACGTTTGTATTTCGCTTCTGACATGCCCGGAACGCTTGGACAAAGTGATATTTGGTATGTAACCATCAACGAAGACGGAACATACGGAGATCCTGTCAATGTTACCGAGATCAATACAGAGGCGCGCGAGAGTTTTCCTTTTATCAGTGAATCCAATCATTTGTATTTTTCTTCTGACGGTCGTGCAGGCCTCGGAGGATTGGATATTTATATGACTCCACTGAACGAAAATGGACTGCCTACTACAATTACCAATTTGGGTGAACCTGCAAACAGCGAGAAAGACGATTTTGGTTTTATCGTAAGAGAAAGCAAGAAGATCGGATATCTTTCCTCCAATCGCGATGGCGATGCCGGATTCACCAATGACGAGATTTACCGTGTGCGACAGTGTGAGATCACTTTAGAAGGTGTGATCACCGATGCCGGAACAGGAGAACTACTTCCGGGAGCTCGCGTACAATTGGTCGACGCAGAGAACAATCCGGTTGGAGAACCTGTAATTGTGGGCGATGATGCTAAGTATAGCTTTGTAGTGGCCTGTAATACACAATATGTGGTTCGCGCAGATAAGCTCGATTACGAACCCGCAGAGCGCATTGTAAATACTCCGGATGTGACCAGCGTGGTAGATGCTTCTTTGGCCCTAATTGGAGTTCCTTGTGCTTCTAACGACTTAGGATGTAAATTGGACTTGCAGCCGATCTATTTCGATTTGGATAGATTCAACATCCGTCCGGATGCTGCTGTGGAATTGGCTAAGATCTTAGTTGCTATGCAGCAATATCCAGAACTTGTAATTCATATAGAATCTCATACAGACAGTAGAGCTACAGATCGATATAACGAAATCCTATCCGAGCGTCGAGCGCAATCGACCATGGCTTGGTTGGTAGAGCGTGGAATTGCTCCGTCGCGACTATCTGCAAAGGGCTATGGAGAGACGCGATTGGTTAACCAATGTGCCAACGGAGTGGAATGTAGTGAAGAAGAGCACCAGCTCAACAGACGATCCATGTTTATCATACAGGATTAA
- a CDS encoding type IX secretion system membrane protein PorP/SprF, with translation MIRKISLNLLATLLMCVCFESFAQQDPQYTQYMYNTQVVNPAYAGSRGSLDFAALYRSQWVGLEGAPKTGTFTVNSPIGAMENMGLGLSIVSEQLGPAKESNVNIDYSYTINTSAFYKLAFGLKAGIDVLDVDFSLLNIADGSDVFENNIDNRLQPQIGAGVYYYSDKFYVGLSVPNFLNTKHFDESEIGPTSAQTIAAERLHYFFITGYVFDLGTNVKFKPALLTKLVSGSPLQVDLSANFMINEKFTLGAAYRWSAALSGMVGFQATEGLFLGFAYDRETTDLQQFNSGSYEFFVRFEIFNKPERALTPRFF, from the coding sequence ATGATCAGAAAAATTTCTTTAAATCTACTAGCCACACTCTTGATGTGCGTTTGCTTTGAAAGTTTTGCGCAACAAGATCCGCAGTACACGCAGTATATGTACAATACGCAGGTGGTGAACCCGGCTTACGCAGGCTCTCGTGGATCATTGGATTTTGCAGCCCTGTATCGCAGTCAGTGGGTTGGACTGGAAGGAGCCCCAAAAACGGGAACTTTCACAGTGAATTCACCTATTGGAGCCATGGAGAACATGGGACTGGGATTGTCTATTGTGAGTGAACAGCTCGGCCCGGCTAAAGAATCCAATGTAAACATAGATTATTCGTATACGATCAATACTTCGGCATTCTATAAACTCGCTTTTGGTTTAAAAGCGGGGATCGATGTATTGGATGTAGACTTCTCTTTGCTCAATATTGCAGACGGTAGCGATGTCTTTGAGAATAATATTGACAATCGTTTACAGCCGCAGATCGGAGCCGGAGTCTACTATTATTCTGATAAGTTCTATGTTGGTCTTTCTGTACCGAACTTTTTAAATACCAAGCATTTCGACGAAAGTGAGATCGGGCCAACCTCTGCTCAAACTATTGCTGCGGAGCGCTTGCACTATTTCTTTATCACAGGTTATGTGTTCGATCTAGGAACTAATGTGAAGTTCAAACCAGCCTTACTGACCAAATTGGTTAGTGGTTCGCCTTTGCAGGTAGATCTTTCGGCCAACTTCATGATCAATGAGAAATTCACTTTAGGAGCTGCCTACCGCTGGAGTGCTGCCTTGAGCGGAATGGTTGGTTTCCAAGCGACAGAAGGCTTGTTCTTAGGTTTTGCTTACGACAGAGAAACCACAGATTTACAACAATTCAACAGCGGATCGTATGAATTCTTTGTGCGATTCGAGATATTTAATAAACCAGAACGCGCTTTAACACCGCGCTTCTTCTAA
- a CDS encoding gliding motility-associated C-terminal domain-containing protein, with amino-acid sequence DIDAGEVVNQATAEGTAPDGTVVSDESGTTVDTDDATVTELCQNPAIAIVKTGIFVDGNGDDCADAGETIEYTFVVTNEGNVSLSGITVTDILVAPITFVDGDTDGDGELDVDETWTYTGTYTITAADIDAGEVVNQATAEGTAPDGTVVSDESGTTVDADDATVTELCQNPAIAIVKTGIFVDGNGDDCADAGETIEYTFVVTNEGNVSLSGITVTDILVAPITFVDGDTDGDGELDVDETWTYTGTYTITAADIDAGEVVNQATAEGTAPDGTVVSDESGTTVDADDATVTELCQNPAIAIVKTGIFVDGNGDDCADAGETIEYTFVVTNQGNVSLSGITVTDILVAPITFVDGDTDGDGELDVDETWTYTGTYTITAADIDAGEVVNQATAEGTAPDGTVVSDESGTTVDADDATVTELCQNPAIAIVKTGIFVDGNGDDCADAGETIEYTFVVTNEGNVSLSGITVTDILVAPITFVDGDTDGDGELDVDETWTYTGTYTITAADIDAGEVVNQATAEGTAPDGTVVSDESGLTISDDDPTITKLCQEPSIAIIKEGVFNDLDGDGCADVKETITYTFTVVNTGNVTLTNINVIDPDVAVVGGPLASLAAGESDSTTFTATYLITQADIDAGFKENQAEVTGVTPLGGTVSDLSDDNSILEDDITVTDLCQAPSIALIKVGTVNDENGDGCTDAGETITYQFFVTNTGNVTLTNVTVVDPMVAVIGGPVTIAAGETDTETFTAVYTVTLDDVNNGFVMNQAEAFGTAPDGTEVSDLSDDNSILEDDPTETNICQDGSISVEKVGVFNDENGDDQPQPGETITYTFVVTNTGNVTVYDITIDDPLVPVTGGPITLEPGEVDDSTFTATYAITEEDIENGEVINQAIATGVDQNGNEVTDESDDPNDPTNRDNNGDGDPDDPTVVVLPDVLGAEFEIFNGITPDGDGLNDYFQINGIEQFPNNNMQIFNRWGVLVFETDNYGGTSGRENVFEGISKGRVTIREGKKLPTGTYYYVLRRFVDGETLTNDGYLYINNQ; translated from the coding sequence CAGACATCGACGCAGGCGAGGTTGTAAACCAAGCTACCGCAGAAGGAACTGCTCCTGATGGAACAGTGGTGAGTGATGAGTCAGGTACTACAGTAGATACAGACGATGCTACAGTGACTGAGCTGTGTCAGAACCCTGCTATCGCAATTGTGAAGACTGGAATCTTTGTAGACGGTAACGGCGATGACTGTGCCGACGCAGGAGAGACCATCGAGTATACCTTCGTAGTAACCAACGAAGGAAACGTAAGCCTATCTGGAATCACAGTAACTGATATCCTAGTAGCACCGATCACTTTTGTGGATGGTGACACTGACGGAGACGGAGAGTTGGATGTAGATGAGACTTGGACGTATACGGGTACTTATACGATTACTGCTGCAGACATCGATGCAGGCGAGGTTGTAAACCAAGCCACTGCAGAGGGAACTGCTCCTGATGGAACAGTGGTGAGTGATGAGTCTGGTACTACGGTAGATGCAGACGACGCTACAGTAACTGAACTGTGTCAGAACCCTGCTATCGCAATTGTGAAGACTGGAATCTTTGTAGACGGTAACGGTGATGACTGTGCCGACGCAGGAGAGACCATCGAATATACCTTCGTAGTAACCAACGAAGGAAACGTAAGCCTATCGGGCATCACAGTAACTGATATCCTAGTAGCACCGATCACTTTTGTGGATGGTGATACTGACGGAGACGGAGAATTGGATGTGGATGAGACTTGGACCTATACGGGTACTTATACGATTACTGCTGCAGACATCGACGCAGGCGAGGTTGTTAACCAAGCTACTGCAGAGGGAACTGCTCCTGATGGAACAGTAGTGAGCGATGAGTCCGGTACTACGGTAGATGCAGACGATGCTACAGTAACTGAACTGTGTCAGAACCCTGCTATCGCAATTGTGAAGACTGGAATCTTTGTAGACGGTAACGGTGATGACTGTGCCGACGCAGGAGAGACCATCGAATATACCTTCGTAGTAACTAACCAAGGAAACGTAAGCCTATCGGGCATCACAGTAACTGATATCCTAGTAGCACCGATCACTTTTGTGGATGGTGACACTGACGGAGACGGAGAGTTGGATGTAGATGAGACTTGGACGTATACGGGTACTTATACGATTACTGCTGCAGACATCGACGCAGGCGAGGTTGTTAACCAAGCTACTGCAGAGGGAACTGCTCCTGATGGAACAGTAGTGAGCGATGAGTCTGGTACTACGGTAGATGCAGACGATGCTACAGTAACTGAACTGTGTCAGAACCCTGCTATCGCAATTGTGAAGACTGGAATCTTTGTAGACGGTAACGGTGATGACTGTGCCGACGCAGGAGAGACCATCGAATATACCTTCGTAGTAACTAATGAAGGAAACGTAAGCCTATCGGGCATCACAGTAACTGATATCCTAGTAGCACCGATCACTTTTGTGGATGGTGATACCGATGGAGACGGTGAATTGGATGTAGATGAGACTTGGACGTATACGGGTACTTATACGATTACTGCTGCAGATATCGATGCAGGCGAGGTTGTAAACCAAGCTACTGCAGAGGGAACTGCTCCTGATGGAACGGTAGTAAGTGATGAGTCTGGATTGACCATAAGTGACGATGATCCTACGATCACTAAGCTTTGTCAAGAACCGAGCATTGCCATCATCAAGGAAGGTGTATTCAACGATCTTGACGGAGACGGTTGTGCAGACGTTAAGGAAACCATTACCTATACCTTCACTGTAGTGAACACTGGTAATGTAACCTTGACCAATATCAATGTGATCGATCCGGATGTAGCTGTAGTAGGAGGTCCATTAGCTTCCTTAGCTGCTGGAGAATCAGACAGTACGACCTTTACGGCAACTTACTTGATCACTCAGGCAGATATCGACGCTGGATTCAAAGAGAATCAGGCCGAGGTGACCGGGGTAACTCCACTAGGAGGAACCGTAAGCGACCTTTCTGATGACAATAGCATCTTAGAGGACGATATCACTGTGACCGACCTATGTCAGGCACCGAGCATTGCCTTGATCAAAGTAGGTACCGTAAATGATGAAAATGGAGACGGTTGTACCGACGCTGGTGAGACCATTACTTACCAATTCTTTGTAACCAACACAGGTAATGTAACCTTGACCAATGTAACTGTAGTAGATCCTATGGTTGCTGTGATCGGTGGTCCTGTGACCATAGCAGCGGGAGAGACTGATACAGAAACTTTCACTGCAGTGTACACGGTTACTTTAGACGATGTGAATAACGGATTTGTAATGAACCAGGCAGAAGCCTTTGGTACGGCTCCTGATGGAACTGAAGTATCTGACTTGTCAGACGACAACAGCATCTTAGAAGACGATCCGACAGAAACGAACATCTGTCAGGACGGATCTATCTCTGTAGAGAAAGTTGGAGTCTTTAACGATGAGAACGGAGACGATCAGCCACAACCAGGAGAGACCATTACGTACACCTTCGTAGTGACCAATACAGGTAACGTAACTGTTTACGATATCACAATAGATGATCCACTAGTACCAGTGACCGGAGGTCCGATCACCTTGGAGCCAGGAGAGGTAGATGATTCGACCTTTACTGCTACTTACGCGATCACAGAAGAAGATATCGAGAACGGTGAGGTGATCAACCAAGCTATAGCAACGGGTGTTGATCAGAACGGAAATGAGGTTACTGACGAATCTGACGATCCGAACGATCCAACCAACCGCGATAACAATGGCGATGGTGATCCGGACGATCCAACAGTAGTGGTATTGCCAGATGTATTGGGTGCCGAGTTCGAGATCTTTAACGGTATAACTCCAGATGGAGATGGCCTTAACGATTACTTCCAGATCAATGGAATCGAACAGTTCCCGAACAACAATATGCAGATCTTTAACCGATGGGGTGTACTTGTATTCGAAACCGACAATTACGGTGGAACCAGCGGTAGAGAGAACGTGTTCGAAGGAATCTCTAAAGGTCGTGTAACCATTAGAGAAGGTAAGAAGCTTCCAACAGGAACGTATTACTACGTACTGCGTCGCTTTGTAGACGGGGAAACGTTAACTAACGACGGTTACTTATACATCAACAACCAATAA